The Gossypium raimondii isolate GPD5lz chromosome 2, ASM2569854v1, whole genome shotgun sequence genome segment gaatttttttcaaatatatattgtttcaaatttaagtTCTTAACATGGAATTGGTTATACTGtacaaaattctaatttaacctatttaatttttaatttaacttgaacaaggCCACTCAATTCGACTctacttaattttatttcactcgatttgattcgaaaatttttaaattgagttacgatgataaaataggattcttcaacttgattaattcaaaatttttcaccCGATTTGATTGAACGCTCACCCCTACCTCCTAcaatatgcttaaattttacTACTAATCTTCAATTTCAACCCTTCAAGATCAGCTTTTTGTTTCAATCTCGCACTAATATTATGCCTTGATTCGAATATAGCTCTGGTTTAGTGGGTTTCTCGAATTTGTTTGTTGTAATACACCAAAATTGCAAACTGGTTATCTGCAAAAGATACTAacttattagtttaaaaatcatcatattcatataatgaattaaaaaaaaaaacaaattttctttACCTAAATCTCGAGGATTTTTGTATTGCAATAAATACTTCAAACTCCAACTTTTATCTACAAAACtaattcacttttttttttttcctattctAGGCGACAGAATCTGATCCATTTTGTCAAATTAGTCTATCAAATCTCGGGTTCAGTGGGCCTGAAACGCCCTCAAAATTGATCTGTTGGAATTGATTCCCCATTTCTAGTCTGATCGGGTTTGACCACGTCCCCTGTTTCATGATTTCCAACacttaaaaaatcattttttttataaaaatgactcaaaacttttaattatttacgaaaattattcactttgaaaattatatacGTAAATGACCTGTTTTGAACCGTAAACGTCGGCGACCTCATTGCCTTTGGCATCACCACctccattttttaaaaagaaaataattttttttgggtgcAGTCGTTGCCAATGGCGGCATTAGACTGAAGTATAGTTATATAAAACATTCAGAGACCTGATGAAATAATTACCCTTTTAGATTGGATGAAAAAAGTGGTGGTGCCATCCCTCTAGCCGCACCAATtaaatgcttttaaaattttgatctatTTGCATGTTAGATTTGTCcccttatgaaattaaatttaaatagtccttaaaatatataaaataacaaaaataaacttatttcaaattttatttaaaaaacaataaacttaaaaaatataaatttttatttaaattactcaGATATATCCTCAAGAATTTCCTCAAAGTCAAAAATTCTTATTTAGAACTTGAGAAAGATTTTTAGGGATATATTTGGgtaatttaaataaggattttatatagttttgaagtttattgtttttaaaaataatacaatttgaaaatagtttatttttgttatgcTTATATTTTAAgggctatttaaatttaattttaaaagtggaCAAACCTAACATGCAAATAGACCACAAGTTTAAAAGCGTTTAATTGATGCGACCTTCTTTTATCCAATCTAAAAGGATAATCGCTTTATCAGGCTCttgaacattttatataattatacttcAATCTGATGCTACTAATGGCAACGGCGACACCCaaacaattatttttcaaaaaaaatcggAGGAGGTGACACCAATGACAATAACATCACCGATGTTTACCGTTTAAAATGGGTCATTTACGTACATCATTTTTAAAGtggattatttaaaaaaaaagttttgggtatttttataaaaaaagccGAAAATCCGGTTGAGTTGGCCTGAAAAAAGTCGGCCAGAGGTGACCCCTCCCTGCTGACGTGAGTTGATGGGATTGACATCACTGTTTTCCGAGTAAAAGAAGGCAATCATCAAGAAATGATGAGTTTTAAATACAGCTGACACAACCCAGTGGCGCTGCCAAATTCAAAACATGTCTGTTTTATTGGGAATGATTAAAAGAAGAGTAAGGCATGAAACATTAAAATAGGAAATTAAATGTCACATATGTCAACTTtagaaaatgacaaaattagaTATTGTACTTTGatgttatttttccaaaaatattggAGGAGGGTATTTTTAATCCCCATTTCGATATTGCACCCGCGCCAGCCTCTCCTCTCAACATCTCACCTCCTTTGTGTTTTCATACGGAAATATAAAACCAAGTCTCACTCTTCATTTTCTGATAGATCCAATAAGGCTTCAATTTTCCTCAACCTACACCCACAATTatccatattttctttttggtattaCATATGTTTCGTTTGCATTTCTATAATCTGACTCTACACCCAAGCGCAAACTTATGATCAATTTTGTCTCTACATTTTTGTTTTCTAGCTGTTGTTTGATTTGATCAAAGGGCGTTTTAAATCATTTCTgttattaatatttcaattgttGGTTGTTTTGAAGTTGCAATGAATTCGGATCTgggttctttttgttttaaaaaaaagttgaattttgTTATTTAGAATGCTATTAACGTTTTTGGTTGTTGATTGAGAAAATGATGTTGAACTGAAGTGTTTCGTTATTTTTGATGGTAGATCTTTAGCTATTGAGAATGGCGGCATCAACTGGTGGGGGCACGGGATGGTACAAAGGGAAAGTCAAAGCAGTTCAATCGGGTGATTGCTTGGTAGTAATGGCCTTGTCCAGTAACAGGCCTGGACCACCACCTGAGAAAACCATTACTTTGGCATCTCTCATTTCTCCTAGACTGGTAAACCTCAATTAGATATGCTTTTCCTTTTGGCTTTGATGCTGTTGAGTTTAATGATTTACTTGTTTGGATAATGATTTTGTTGAATGACAGTCACTTCTaaactataaattaaattggttaGTTTTTATAGCTGCAATGGCCTAAGAAAAACGAATTCCGTTCACGTTCTTCCCATTGaagctttttgtttttttcgtCTTATCTTATTAATAGGCCCGCAGAGGGGGTGTTGATGAGCCATTTGCTTGGGATAGCAGAGAATATTTGAGGAATCTCTGCATAGGAAAGGTGCTTCGACTTTTGAATTTTTCTGGTTGTTGTTGTCGTCGTCATAGAGGACATTGGGCTGTTTAGAATAAGAGTGACCTAAATCAATCTATTCTTCACTTAGGAAGTTATTTTCAGAGTTGAATATTCAGTACCAAGCATTGCCCGGGATTTTGGCTCTGTATATCTTGGTGACAAAAATGTTGCAATGTTGGTTGTCTCTGAAGGCTGGGCAAAggtaattttcttttcagtATGTTATAATACGTGAGAAAGGTTATTCTAGTTTTCAACTGAGCCAGGTTTGTACAGGTTAGGGTGCAGGGGCAGCAGAAAGGGGAAGTTAGTCCTTATGTTGCTGAATTGTTACATCTTGAAGAACAAGCCAAACAACAAGGTCTGGGCCAATGGAGCAAGGTTATCTCTTCAGTCCACCACTGAATGTCTTAGTGATTTAGCAAAGAGTAGTTTCTAAGTGATCATAATAATTGTGGGTTGTAGGTACCTGGTGCTGCAGAGGCTTCTATCCGTAATTTGCCTCCATCTGCCGTTGGTGATCCTAGTAACTTAGATGCCATGGGTCTTCTAGCTGAAAACAAGGGTAGGTCAATGGAAGCTATAGTTGAGCAGGTTCGTGATGGTAGTACTGTTCGAGTGTATTTGCTTCCTGATTTTCAGTTTGTGCAAGTGTTTGTTGCTGGTATCCAGGTgcacattttaaacatttttcttaaaaagatTCCATTCACCTTATGATAAAcagattttaaaatatctataatttttctgttaatttAGGCCCCTTCCATGGGTAGAAGGGCTGTTACAGAAACTGTTGTTGAAACAGATTTGACCTCTGATAAACAAAATGGAGATGTTTCAGCTGATGAGCCACAGGCTGACTTAACATCTGCACAGCGGCTTACTGTCTCGTCCGCACCTTCTGCTGAAGTTTCCCCTGATCCTTTTGCACCAGAAGCTAAATATTTTACAGAAGTTCGTTGTCTGAATAGAGATGTAAGTGAATGTATGCTTTAAATTGACTTGTGTTCATGCATTTTGTATAGTTACTCTAAATTCAAGGTTGATTTTGTAGGTACGCATTGTTCTTGAAGGTGTTGACAAATTCAGCAATTTGATTGGATCAGTTTATTACCCGGAAGGCGAATTGGCAAAAGATCTCGCTTTGGAACTTGTGGAAAATGTATGTTCTGGATTTCTTTCTGCAGCATTCTAGCCTATCAATTATGCCAACATTGAATTATGACTGAACTATTAGTTTGTAGTATTCTTTTATTTGGACATTGAATTATTGCTAAACTAGTTTTAAATGCTATGTTATGTACAGCCTTGGTCTATAATCAACCAaatcttttatttgcttataaagCTTCTTTTCATACTAATGTCTTAATAAAACGTCTTTCTTTTCTTGAACTTATGCTCATGTATTCTGAATATTGTCTTGCTCCTCTCTCAACCTAACCATTACCTCTCAAACCAAAGGGTCTAGCAAAATATGTTGAATGGAGTGCTAATATGATGGAAGATGATGCCAAGCGACGGTTAAAGGCTGCAGAGCTTCAAGCCAAGAAGACTCGGTTGAGGATCTGGACAAACTATGTACCCCCAGTCACAAACTCCATGGCAATCCATGATCAAAACTTCATAGGAAAGGTACTAGCAAAAGTTTTTgccattaaattttcatgttgtaTCGTAACAATAATACAAGGTTCTTGGTTTTCGTAATTAGTTATAATTGTATGGGTTTTTCACAGGTGGTGGAGGTTGTTAGTGGGGACTGCATTATTGTGTCTGATGATTCTATCCCATACGGTAGTCTTCTTGCAGAACGCCGAGTCAATCTTTCAAGCATTAGATGTCCAAAAATGGGCAATCCTCGTAGAGATGAAAAGCCAGCTCCTTATGCTCGGGAAGCAAAGGAGTTTTTAAGAACGCGCCTTATTGGAAAACaggtttggattttttttttctttaaaatcttattttggTAGTGCTATGCTATTTAGGAAcccttatttataatttttcaaaatactttttgTCAGGTGACTGTACAAATGGAATATTCCAGGAAAGTCACCATGGCGGATGGAACTGTGGCAGCTGCTACACCTGCATCTGCAGATTCAAGGGTAATGGATTTTGGCTCTGTCTTCCTCATGTCCCCTGTTAAGGGTGATGGTGATGATGCTTCTGCAGCAGTCCCATCTGGAACTGGTAACCAGCAGCCTGGCTTGAATGTTGCAGAGTTGGTGGTTGGGCGTGGCTTTGGCACAGTGATAAGACATAGGGATTTTGAGGAAAGATCAAACTATTATGATGCCCTTTTGGCTGCTGAATCACGCGCTATTTCTGGGAAGAAAGGAATTCATTCTGCCAAAGATCCACCAGTCATGCACATAATGGACCTTACAATAGTCAGCAATCCATCCTTTATGTTATTTGTTTTCTTGCTGgcatattttcatttcttaTCTGGATTCTAATTTTCATATGCTATCTTGCCTACATGCAGGCATCGGCCAAGAGAGCCAAAGAATTCATGCCGTTTTTGCATCGAGGCAAGAGGGTTCCAGCTGTTGTAGAATATGTCCTAAGCGGTCATCGTTTTAAGTTGTTGATCCCCAAGGAAACTTGTAGCATTGCCTTTTCATTTTCTGGTGTCAGATGTCCTGGTCGTAATGAGCCTTATTCAGAAGAAGCCATAGCACTGATGAGACGAAAGATCATGCAGAGAGATGTGGAGGTATAGGTTTCTCTTTGAACTGCTTGTCTGCCATTTAGTTTGTTATTCTTTTTacaaatgaatattttttgtaCATAGATTGAAGTGGAAACTTGCGATAGAACTGGAACATTTTTGGGGTCTTTGTGGGAGTCTAGAACCAATATGGCAGTAACACTCCTTGAGGCAGGCCTGGCAAAGCTACAAACTTCATTTGGTATTGACAGGATTGCCGATGCGCATCTTCTTGAACAGGCTGAGCAATCTGCTAAGAACCAGAAACTAAAAGTAAGAAGCAGTGCCATCTTTTATCACCATTGTTCATTTGGTAATGCTAAATGAATTGCCTATATTTAtctttaaactttttctttctaGATTTGGGAGAACTATGTGGAAGGAGAGGAAATTACCAACGGACCAGCCGTTGTTGATAACAAACAAAAGGAAGTGCTAAAGGTGCTTTAGGAACCCAACTAAATAATTGTATTTGAGTATGTCATGAACTGGTGAATAACTTTCATTGCTACTTTCAGGTTGTTGTTACAGAAGTAGTagatggtggaaaattttatgtcCAGACAGTGGGAGATCAGAGATTCTCATCGATTCAGAAACACCTGGCATCTTTAAGCATTCAAGAAGCTCCTGTGATTGGTGCTTTTAATCCCAGGAAGGGTGACATTGTCCTTGCTCAGTTTAGTATGGATAATTCCTGGAATCGTGCACTGGTTAGTTCCATGTACTTGATTTTGAATCCTTTTAAGCTTTATCTATGTGTGCATATAATATTGGTGTCTTGTGGCAACAGTCTTTTTCACTAGATAATTGGAACTATGGTTATATcttatattttttgtgttgGGGCCTGTTAAGCATCATCTTTGTATGGCATTTCATTCATGTAGTGTTTCACCTTTCACTactgatttttttatgaatgcATCCTTGGTTTGAGTTGTGAAGATTGTAAATGCACCTCGAGGAGGAATTCAATCTCCGAAGGACAGGTTTGAAGTGTTTTATGTTGATTACGGGAATCAAGAAGAGGTCCCATACAGTCAATTACGACCTCTTGATTCAGTATCAGCTACTCCTGGGCTTGCCCAGTTATGCAGTCTTGCATTTCTTAAAGTTCCAGTGCTTGATGATGAATTTGGTACTGAGGCTGCCCAGTTTTTGAGCGAGCAGACACTAGGCAGTTCACTGCAGTTTACTGCTACTGTAGAGGAAAGGAATACTTCTGGCGGAAAAGTGAAGGGACAAGGAACTGGTACAGTTCTCATAGTAACACTGCGTGCTGAGGAGTCAGAGCTAAGTATTAATGAAGCAATGTTGCAGGTTTGAGCAATAAGGCCCCTTGAATTATTGTGTTATAATATCATGGAAAGCTTATGATTAGTGTCCATGGTGTGTTTTTCAGGAGGGGCTTGCTAGGTTGGAGAAAAGGAAGAGACTTGAAGCAAAGGAGAGAAAAGCAATGCTTGATGAATTGGAGAAGTACCAGAAGGAGGCGAAAACTGCTCGGCGGGGAATTTGGGAGTACGGAGATGTGGACTCTGATGATGAGGAGGATACACTTCCCCCACTTGCAGCGGCTAAGAAATCCGGTGGTAAGAGGTAGTAAAAACCACAAAATCACTTGAgactttaaattaattcaaagcgttggattttatttataattcgAAGAGTTAAAATTAAGAGTAGGACAACCTAAACTAGAAATTGCCATTAGTGAGggaacaatttttttaatcccATGTAAATAAGGGGAACGGTAGCATTTGTCCTCTCTTTCCATGCCGGATGTTACAAACATTAGTTTCCCCAAGCCtttatttttggatattttttatctaatgctatccaatttttcttttctgaaaaTTTCTAATTGGGACATTCATTACAAAAACCTATCAAAACCATATAATTTTAACCCTAATCTCAAATTTAGTCTCATTGTTtgcatttttttgttaatttcttattttgacCTGACTAACACGTTAAACTTTTAAACATGACATACAACAATTCACACAtacttcatgttttttttttgttctttatgaatattaataaacttatcaaataatttttactaCTCCATTTCAAATGGTATAAATGGTTTTCTTGTGAAAAGTCTTTTCACAACATTCATTTAACATCACatctttaattttagtttccaattttaaaataaaaatatttttatataatattaaggataaaatttatatagttTGACCTCGTACCAAATGAATGTTTGGTAAAACTTCAACTATCGCtccattcaaattaaaatataccaaGTTATTTATTAGActtgctttaattttttatataatttaattatttattagatgTTTATTAcactttgaatatatatattcattaaatatttataatgacttaaattatttttcactaattaaaaaatttaaaaatcatctaaccctttcattaaatcaaatgataaattctataaaattaaaatttgatttgatttttcatCAATAAAACCCTTCACTTGACTCAAATAAATACCAGATATAAGACATCATATTGGTTGTTGAAGCAGCCCAAACAAAACTAATCAAATATTCatcgattttaaaattataacatatataataactaCACGAGAATatcttaaatgaaaataaaacttgaaCAGGCTTTAGAATGATAATCTAagccaaaaatatataaataaattagtactaaataataataataataataataattattgttattattagtttatGAAACgacattttagttttaatttgctTTGCTGTGGATGTTGTAATTAGAAGAATAGGTAAAATCAGCTCCAGATATTTTTCAATGCTTTTTTTGGCCATTGGACATGTATCAGCAAACATAAATGGTAACAGTAAGCAGACAGAGCTCTGCGGAGTTCCACAGCCTTCTTCAAGAACAAGAAAACTCAAAATGAAAAGGAGCCTAGTGGGCAGCACCAACGTGTTTTATTCGAATAGACATGCCTGCCAGACAATGGGCATGGCATCTTCTCATTCACGCATTACATCACATCAGAACGTGATTCGAAGCCAAGCTACGCTCCTATCTTCAACTTGGATTCTCTCTTAAACTAACGCTAACCTGCCAATGCATTGATCAACATGTTTAAGTTCATCAAATATTGAGTGTGTTTTGTGTTTGTGATTCAGGTCACCCCCAGTTTCTACATCATGTTTAAGATTCCAAAGCATCAGGTTGCTGGTCATCAAGCCATTGATGGAAATCTCGGCCCGCTCGTAGACGATTCAGGACGTTTCTACAAGCCTCTCCAGGACGATGAACGCGGCACCACGGAGCTGGCCTTCTATCGATCATTCTCTTCCAAGCTTCCACATCACATCCGTGGATTCTTTCCTGTTTTCTACGGCACCCAACTTGTGGAGGCCTCTGATGGGTCTGGTTTACGTCCCCATCTTGTCTTACAAGATATAACCTCCAATCACCTTAATCCATCTATCTTGGACGTCAAAATCGGTTCCAGATCCTGGTACCCTGAAGCATCCGAAGATTACATCCAAAAGGCTCTCGAAGGAGACAGATTAACTACTACTGTCACCTTAGGGTTTAGAATATCTGGATTGCAGATATATGAAAGCAAGGAATCGGGATATTGGAAGCCGGCAAGGAAGGAAGTCAAGAGTTTTAGTGCCGATGATGTTAGATTAGTTCTGAGGAAGTTTGTTTCATCAAATCTGGAACCGGAACCGGATTGTTGTTTTGCTTCTACCATATATGGTGGTTGTTCAGGGATTTTGGAACAATTATTGGAGCTGAAAGCATGGTTCGAGGATCAAACGGtttaccattttcattcatGTTCTCTTCTCCTCTTGATTGATAAAGAATCGGTTTTGAATGGAAGGACAGTACCGTTTGTTGAAGTTAAACTCATCGATTTCGCTCATACTGTGGAAGCTGAAGGTGTTATCGATCATAATTTCCTGGGTGGACTATGCTCCTTTATCAAGTTCGTCTCTGAGGTTCTCACAGATTCCAAAGTATCCACAATCGAAGCTAGTTTTAATTAAAGAACCTGAGAAGTAGTAACAGAAAGTGATGAGTTATCTGTTTCTTGACTTAAAGCTATGAGAGAATGTTGTCAAATAAGTGAATACCTTTGATGTGTTTTCATATATGAATCGGGTTGTGTTTATATTTTCTCAGTAGAGAAGGCCGAAGggttatatgaaaaaaaagacCTAAAAATGGCTAGGTAAGGATGTGAGTCGCCAATGGATAGTATGTCATCTATATATCCATATTATCTTTAAATAATCATCTTCGTCCAATATTTTGCTAAATatttcaactttgaaaattaaataaataaattgtaaataatatgGATTCCAATAATAAATTTGGATATCTTATTccattattaaatataaataagatacaataacaaatttagcttttaatatttatatattttatcacttTGCTCATTATTCgctttttttatcactttagccataacctttcaaaatttagtcAAACTATTTTTTATGGGTGGAAAATCTGACTAAactattacaattttaatagcATTGATGTCGCAACTCACATGACATTCTACATTTAATTTACAACTAACACCGATATATTTCCTAAAAGATTATttaatcaactttttttttaaaatttattgatttttttatgaattatgcGTGAACAGCCACATGAGTGCTCATGCCAATGCcattaactttttacaattcaatcaattttttgtcCAAAAGAAAGTAATCTGAGTAAATTTTGAAGGTTGAAggtcaaaatgataaaaagaagaagaagaagaagaaaaagaactaaagtgacaaaatagataaatgttagacactaaatttatcattatgcaaATTCTAATAAGGAAATTTCTCTTTCCAAAATCAAAGTAGGATACTAttgcaaataataaataatgaaagacCCAAAAGATCCAAATccttaaaaagaaaagtaaattacACTAGTAGTCActtaactattagtaaatttcttttttgatcaTTCAACTacgaaaagttataaaatggtcagccaactattcatttttttttttggtcacgAACTGCTAAATTACTAATGGAAGGATAGCTTAGCAGGTTTTAAAATTGGTAAATAACAACTTTAAcccttaacatttatatattgtgtcaatttagtcttgtttctaaaatatatgaccctcaatatttacaaattgtGTATTTTGGTCTGTTttgtagattttttttctttcactacAGGAGAAAATGTATATAGCAGTGCAA includes the following:
- the LOC105788651 gene encoding ribonuclease TUDOR 1; this encodes MAASTGGGTGWYKGKVKAVQSGDCLVVMALSSNRPGPPPEKTITLASLISPRLARRGGVDEPFAWDSREYLRNLCIGKEVIFRVEYSVPSIARDFGSVYLGDKNVAMLVVSEGWAKVRVQGQQKGEVSPYVAELLHLEEQAKQQGLGQWSKVPGAAEASIRNLPPSAVGDPSNLDAMGLLAENKGRSMEAIVEQVRDGSTVRVYLLPDFQFVQVFVAGIQAPSMGRRAVTETVVETDLTSDKQNGDVSADEPQADLTSAQRLTVSSAPSAEVSPDPFAPEAKYFTEVRCLNRDVRIVLEGVDKFSNLIGSVYYPEGELAKDLALELVENGLAKYVEWSANMMEDDAKRRLKAAELQAKKTRLRIWTNYVPPVTNSMAIHDQNFIGKVVEVVSGDCIIVSDDSIPYGSLLAERRVNLSSIRCPKMGNPRRDEKPAPYAREAKEFLRTRLIGKQVTVQMEYSRKVTMADGTVAAATPASADSRVMDFGSVFLMSPVKGDGDDASAAVPSGTGNQQPGLNVAELVVGRGFGTVIRHRDFEERSNYYDALLAAESRAISGKKGIHSAKDPPVMHIMDLTIASAKRAKEFMPFLHRGKRVPAVVEYVLSGHRFKLLIPKETCSIAFSFSGVRCPGRNEPYSEEAIALMRRKIMQRDVEIEVETCDRTGTFLGSLWESRTNMAVTLLEAGLAKLQTSFGIDRIADAHLLEQAEQSAKNQKLKIWENYVEGEEITNGPAVVDNKQKEVLKVVVTEVVDGGKFYVQTVGDQRFSSIQKHLASLSIQEAPVIGAFNPRKGDIVLAQFSMDNSWNRALIVNAPRGGIQSPKDRFEVFYVDYGNQEEVPYSQLRPLDSVSATPGLAQLCSLAFLKVPVLDDEFGTEAAQFLSEQTLGSSLQFTATVEERNTSGGKVKGQGTGTVLIVTLRAEESELSINEAMLQEGLARLEKRKRLEAKERKAMLDELEKYQKEAKTARRGIWEYGDVDSDDEEDTLPPLAAAKKSGGKR
- the LOC105788652 gene encoding inositol polyphosphate multikinase beta, which gives rise to MFKIPKHQVAGHQAIDGNLGPLVDDSGRFYKPLQDDERGTTELAFYRSFSSKLPHHIRGFFPVFYGTQLVEASDGSGLRPHLVLQDITSNHLNPSILDVKIGSRSWYPEASEDYIQKALEGDRLTTTVTLGFRISGLQIYESKESGYWKPARKEVKSFSADDVRLVLRKFVSSNLEPEPDCCFASTIYGGCSGILEQLLELKAWFEDQTVYHFHSCSLLLLIDKESVLNGRTVPFVEVKLIDFAHTVEAEGVIDHNFLGGLCSFIKFVSEVLTDSKVSTIEASFN